A genomic window from Lotus japonicus ecotype B-129 chromosome 1, LjGifu_v1.2 includes:
- the LOC130726313 gene encoding uncharacterized protein LOC130726313, with product MDAFFSTKPLPCDPSSLPKYPPSKEFDAKFKGDPLCLCISAVIVVASFCYYYEPGTGRQFRSLIAVQRTLPPTPAPNVAMDRSWMRANRLSHEFNNGVTEFLEFADKNLRNNNGLFPCPCVSCGNREPKLTKDEIRDHLAWTGICQNYTRWIWHGEVVTPSVSQREEVCVDTDDRLEDMIHDLGEESFKRAHVYDTLCKDKEEPLYPGCTNFTRLSAVLRLFNLKAKNGWSDKSFTDLLGLLKEMLPEGNTMSNRHYEAKKVLCPMGMEYEKIHACPNDCILYRKEFENYDHCPKCKASRYKKKDGDSSDDVSTKGPPAKVLWYLPIISRFKRLFSNANDAKNLRWHAEERIDDGKIRHVADSLQWKKIDLNFAKESRNLRLGLATDGMNPYGNLSCNHSSWPVLLIIYNLSPSLCMKRKYMMLSMMIPGPKQPGNDIDVYLSPLIDDLRLLWEQGVDVLDAYSGEHFNMRAMLFCTINDFPAYGNLSGYSVKGHKACPICEKDTSYHQLNNGRKTVYLGHQKFLDRYHPYRKMKKAFNGKAEHGLAPKPLTGEEVYQRQQHVNVVFGKKQKKPAEKNIWKKRSVFFDLPYWSSLDVRHCIDLMHVEKNVCDSLIGTLLHIKGKTKDGLSARLDLADMGIRQQLTPQQIGNKTYLPPACHTLSKKEKISFCECLEGIKVPQGYSSNIKRLVSMKDLKLNGLKSHDFHVLMQQLLPVAIRGILPIKVRKTITRLCLFFNAICSKVIDPSKLDELENEAAVILCQLEMHFPPSFFDIMEHLIVHLVREIRLCGPVCLRWMYPVERYMKILKGYTMNPYRPEASIVERYIAEEAIEFCSNYLSEVDAIGVPKSRHDGRCEGMGTQGLNVKCMTWKVLHPAHLYILNNTDEVQPYLAAHKSFLKESYPKMNEKVLLKEHNKIFSEWFKERIANDDSASDTIKRLSLEPKCNVMTWSAYDINKNSFYTKSKDDRSTMQNSGVMVVAESMHFSSSKDKRPIMASTPYFGVIEEIWEVDYVTFRVPVFKCKWVDISSGVRIDEFGYTLVDLSKVAYRDEPFIMASQAKQVFYVTDPSNKRWSVALQPKTTHGSDETLHISEIPSSATNVLTSNEENEENEVDDVQVTRLDHEEGIWES from the exons ATGGATGCA TTCTTCTCAACGAAGCCTCTACCTTGTGATCCTTCAAGCTTGCCAAAGTATCCTCCTAGCAAAGAATTCGATGCCAAA TTCAAAGGGGATCCTTTATGTTTGTGTATCTCTGCAGTTATTGTAGTTGCATCTTTTTGT TATTACTATGAGCCAGGCACTGGAAGGCAGTTTCGCTCTCTGATAGCTGTTCAGCGAACTCTTCCACCTACTCCAGCTCCG AATGTAGCTATGGATCGTAGTTGGATGAGAGCTAATCGATTAAGTCATGAGTTTAATAATGGAGTGACTGAATTTCTAGAATTTGCTGATAAAAATCTTCGAAACAACAATGGACTTTTTCCATGTCCTTGTGTTTCTTGTGGGAACCGGGAACCAAAACTTACTAAGGATGAAATAAGGGACCATCTAGCTTGGACGGGGATTTGTCAAAATTATACACGATGGATATGGCATGGTGAAGTAGTAACTCCAAGTGTATCCCAAAGAGAGGAAGTTTGTGTAGATACGGATGATCGGCTGGAAGACATGATACATGATCTTGGAGAAGAATCATTTAAGAGAGCGCATGTGTATGATACTTTATGTAAAGACAAGGAAGAACCTTTGTACCCGGGATGCACAAACTTTACACGGTTGTCAGCTGTGTTAagattgtttaatttgaaggCGAAAAATGGATGGAGTGATAAAAGTTTCACTGATTTGCTTGGATTGTTGAAAGAAATGCTTCCAGAAGGTAACACAATGTCGAATCGTCATTATGAAGCCAAGAAAGTATTGTGTCCGATGGGCATGGAGTATGAAAAAATACATGCATGCCCTAATGATTGCATCTTATACAgaaaagagtttgaaaactATGATCATTGTCCAAAGTGCAAGGCGTCACGCTACAAAAAGAAAGATGGTGATTCCAGTGATGATGTGAGCACAAAGGGTCCTCCTGCAAAAGTGTTATGGTACCTACCAATAATTTCAAGGTTCAAGAGATTGTTCTCTAATGCAAATGACGCAAAGAACCTTAGATGGCATGCAGAAGAGAGAATTGATGATGGAAAAATTCGCCATGTAGCTGATTCTTTGCAATGgaagaaaattgatttgaattttGCCAAAGAGTCGAGAAACCTTAGACTTGGACTTGCTACCGATGGAATGAATCCGTATGGTAATCTAAGTTGTAACCATAGTTCATGGCCTGTTCTCTTGATAATTTACAACCTATCTCCTTCGTTGTGCATGAAGCGTAAATATATGATGTTATCTATGATGATTCCGGGCCCAAAACAACCAGGAAACGACATAGATGTTTATCTAAGTCCCCTGATTGATGATTTAAGATTGTTGTGGGAGCAAGGAGTTGATGTTCTTGATGCGTATTCCGGTGAACATTTCAATATGCGTGCCATGTTGTTTTGCACCATCAACGACTTTCCGGCATATGGTAATTTGTCTGGTTACAGTGTTAAAGGGCATAAAGCGTGTCCTATTTGTGAGAAAGATACAAGTTACCATCAACTTAATAATGGAAGGAAGACTGTTTATCTTGGGCATCAAAAATTCTTAGACCGTTATCATCCATATCGTAAAATGAAGAAAGCTTTCAACGGAAAAGCAGAGCATGGTCTTGCTCCAAAACCCTTGACTGGAGAGGAAGTTTATCAACGACAACAACATGTGAATGTTGTCTTtggaaagaaacaaaagaagcctgctgaaaaaaatatatggaaaaagaggtCGGTGTTCTTTGATCTTCCATATTGGTCAAGTCTTGATGTAAGACATTGTATTGATTTGATGCATGTAGAGAAAAATGTTTGTGATAGTCTCATTGGAACACTTCTTCACATTAAAGGAAAGACAAAAGATGGGTTAAGTGCTCGTTTGGATTTGGCTGATATGGGTATACGACAGCAATTAACTCCACAACAGATAGGTAACAAGACATATTTGCCTCCAGCATGTCACACTTTGtctaaaaaagagaaaataagttTTTGTGAGTGTTTAGAGGGTATCAAAGTACCGCAAGGTTACTCATCAAATATCAAGAGACTTGTATCAATGAAAGATCTCAAGTTAAATGGCTTAAAATCCCATGACTTTCATGTTCTGATGCAGCAACTACTACCAGTTGCTATTCGTGGAATACTGCCTATTAAAGTTAGGAAAACTATAACTAGGCTGTGCTTATTCTTCAATGCAATATGTAGTAAAGTCATTGATCCATCGAAGTTAGACGAGTTGGAAAATGAGGCTGCAGTCATCTTGTGTCAGTTGGAGATGCATTTTCCTCCTTCATTTTTTGACATTATGGAACACTTGATTGTTCATTTGGTAAGGGAGATTAGATTGTGTGGTCCAGTTTGTTTAAGGTGGATGTATCCAGTAGAGCGGTACATGAAGATCCTAAAAGGATATACTATGAATCCCTACCGTCCTGAAGCTTCGATTGTTGAAAGGTACATTGCAGAAGAAGCTATTGAGTTTTGTTCAAACTATTTGTCAGAAGTAGATGCTATAGGGGTTCCAAAGTCTCGTCATGATGGAAGATGTGAAGGTATGGGTACGCAAGGTTTAAATGTCAAGTGCATGACTTGGAAGGTACTTCATCCAGCGCATTTGTATATATTGAATAACACCGATGAAGTTCAACCTTACTTAGCTGCCCACAAAAGCTTTCTAAAGGAAAGCTACCCCAAGATGAATGAAAAAGTGTTGTTAAAAGAGCATAATAAGATTTTCTCTGAATGGTTTAAAGAAAGAATTGCTAATGATGATAGTGCTTCTGATACAATAAAACGACTCTCACTTGAACCTAAATGTAATGTTATGACTTGGAGTGCATATGATATTAATAAAAATTCTTTTTATACAAAATCAAAGGATGATAGAAGTACTATGCAAAATAGTGGGGTTATGGTTGTGGCTGAGTCCATGCACTTCTCTagttcaaaagataaaagaCCTATTATGGCATCTACACCGTACTTTGGGGTGATTGAAGAGATTTGGGAGGTTGATTATGTTACATTTAGAGTGCCTGTATTTAAATGCAAGTGGGTTGATATTTCTAGTGGTGTAAGAATTGATGAATTTGGATACACACTGGTTGATCTTTCCAAGGTAGCTTATAGGGATGAACCTTTCATTATGGCATCCCAAGCAAAACAAGTGTTTTATGTCACAGATCCTTCTAACAAAAGGTGGTCAGTGGCTCTACAACCAAAAACCACACATGGTAGTGATGAAACCCTTCATATTTCTGAGATTCCTTCTTCTGCAACAAATGTGCTTACCtccaatgaagaaaatgaagaaaatgaagtagACGATGTGCAAGTTACTCGTTTGGATCATGAAGAAGGGATATGGGAGAGTTAG